The following coding sequences lie in one Chanos chanos chromosome 4, fChaCha1.1, whole genome shotgun sequence genomic window:
- the adat2 gene encoding tRNA-specific adenosine deaminase 2 — MPADSGEDNLAERDFLRHADHDIHRWMAQAFEMAKDALENGEVPVGCLMVYNNEIIGKGRNEVNATKNATRHAEMVALDQVLEWCRVKQMGSQNVCKRTALYVTVEPCIMCAAALRLLNIPLVVYGCKNDRFGGCGSVLDISSDELPHTGTPFKCISGHRAEEAVEILKTFYRQDNPNAPKPKMRKE, encoded by the exons ATGCCAGCAGACTCAGGGGAGGATAATCTCGCGGAAAGAGATTTTTTGCGTCACGCCGATCATGACATACACCGTTGGATGGCACAGGCTTTTGAGATG GCAAAGGACGCTCTGGAGAATGGTGAGGTACCTGTAGGTTGTCTCATGGTGTACAATAACGAAATTATTGGTAAAGGACGGAATGAAGTGAATGCGACCAAAAAT GCCACGCGTCATGCGGAGATGGTGGCGTTGGATCAGGTGTTGGAGTGGTGTCGGGTCAAGCAGATGGGCTCTCAGAACGTGTGTAAACGGACGGCTCTGTATGTAACAGTGGAGCCGTGCATTATGTGCGCCGCTGCCCTGCGCTTACTCA ACATTCCCCTGGTGGTGTATGGCTGTAAGAATGACAGGTTTGGAGGATGTGGTTCTGTCTTGGACATCTCGTCAGATGAGCTACCTCATACTGGAACACCATTCAAG TGTATCTCAGGCCACAGGGCAGAAGAAGCAGTGGAAATACTGAAGACGTTTTACAGACAGGACAATCCTAATG CTCCCAAGCCGAAAATGAGGAAAGAGTAG